One genomic segment of Natrialbaceae archaeon AArc-T1-2 includes these proteins:
- the bluB gene encoding 5,6-dimethylbenzimidazole synthase: protein MVSFTEEETRAVYEAIYARRDIRRFRSEPIPDDVLERLVDAAHHAPSVGFSQPWDFVVIRDEETKSDIKEIASRAIAAAQAAYEEPRQSEFGQLKLEGIEESPVNLCVTCDPTRGGPHVLGRNSMRRTDVYSTCLAVQNLWLAARAEGVGVGWVSFLYPAEVREVLGIPPHVKPIAYLCLGYPESFPDEPTLQTEGWRDRIDLEELVHTGGWDARAGSE, encoded by the coding sequence ATGGTTTCGTTCACCGAGGAGGAGACCCGGGCCGTTTACGAGGCGATCTACGCTCGCCGGGATATCCGGCGATTCCGGAGCGAGCCGATCCCCGATGACGTGCTCGAGCGACTCGTCGACGCCGCCCACCACGCCCCGAGCGTCGGATTCTCCCAGCCCTGGGACTTCGTCGTGATCCGCGACGAGGAGACGAAAAGCGATATCAAAGAGATCGCCTCGCGGGCGATCGCGGCCGCACAGGCGGCCTACGAGGAACCCAGACAGTCCGAGTTCGGGCAGTTGAAACTCGAGGGAATCGAGGAGTCGCCGGTCAACCTCTGTGTCACCTGTGATCCGACCCGTGGCGGTCCACACGTCCTGGGACGGAACTCGATGCGTCGCACCGACGTCTACTCGACGTGTCTCGCCGTGCAGAACCTCTGGCTCGCCGCCCGGGCCGAGGGAGTCGGCGTCGGCTGGGTGAGCTTTCTCTACCCTGCCGAGGTCCGCGAGGTACTCGGGATTCCGCCACACGTCAAGCCGATCGCCTACCTCTGTCTCGGCTACCCCGAGTCGTTTCCCGACGAGCCGACCCTCCAGACCGAGGGCTGGCGCGATCGCATCGACCTCGAGGAACTCGTCCACACCGGCGGCTGGGACGCCCGGGCTGGAAGCGAGTAA
- the rio1 gene encoding serine/threonine-protein kinase Rio1, with amino-acid sequence MPREYGLVDPDEVDTPGDEWEEIDVSDTEADRIARKRDREFNEFQERIKDADQFKVEQSVFDDATFAALYKLVQDGHVEAFGGPISTGKEANVYHALGDDRDVAVKIYRINASNFRQMRDYLEGDPRFEGLGGKKKDVVLAWVKKEAANLERAQRAGVRVPEPIAAERNVLVMEYIGDEGGRAKRLGEVHVENPETAYEVMREYMRRLYASGLVHGDLSEYNVVFQEGQLVIIDLGQSVTVHHPNSRAFLERDCENVASFFSRQGLGVTGDELLEYVLEADPDPSRE; translated from the coding sequence ATGCCACGGGAGTACGGGCTGGTCGATCCCGACGAGGTCGACACGCCGGGCGACGAGTGGGAAGAGATCGACGTCTCCGATACGGAGGCCGACCGCATCGCCCGCAAGCGCGACCGCGAGTTCAACGAGTTCCAGGAGCGGATCAAAGATGCCGACCAGTTCAAAGTCGAACAGTCCGTCTTCGACGACGCGACCTTCGCCGCGCTGTACAAACTCGTTCAGGACGGCCACGTCGAGGCCTTCGGCGGACCGATCTCGACGGGCAAGGAGGCAAACGTCTACCACGCCCTGGGCGACGACCGCGACGTCGCCGTGAAGATCTACCGGATCAACGCCTCGAACTTCCGGCAGATGCGCGACTACCTGGAGGGCGACCCCCGCTTCGAGGGACTCGGCGGCAAGAAAAAAGACGTCGTCCTCGCGTGGGTGAAAAAGGAGGCCGCCAACTTAGAGCGCGCCCAGCGAGCCGGCGTGCGGGTGCCCGAACCGATTGCCGCCGAGCGTAACGTGCTCGTGATGGAGTACATCGGCGACGAGGGCGGCCGGGCGAAGCGACTCGGCGAGGTCCACGTCGAGAACCCGGAGACAGCCTACGAGGTCATGCGCGAGTACATGCGCCGACTGTACGCCTCGGGACTGGTCCACGGCGACTTGAGCGAGTACAACGTCGTCTTCCAGGAGGGCCAGCTCGTGATCATCGACCTCGGCCAGTCAGTAACGGTCCATCACCCCAACAGCCGCGCGTTCTTAGAGCGCGATTGCGAGAACGTCGCGAGCTTTTTCTCCCGGCAGGGGCTTGGCGTGACCGGAGACGAGTTGCTCGAGTACGTCCTCGAGGCCGACCCGGATCCGTCGCGAGAGTGA
- a CDS encoding HIT family protein yields MSTIFTQIVDGEIPADIVYENETTCAFLDANPLAPGHTLVIPKDEYTRIDDLPADVARELFATVHRLVPAVEDAVDADATTVGFNNGTAAGQEVDHVHCHIVPRFEDDAGGTLHSALGGPTELADDDRESIAADIESRV; encoded by the coding sequence ATGAGCACGATCTTCACCCAGATCGTCGACGGCGAGATTCCAGCCGATATCGTCTACGAGAACGAGACGACCTGTGCGTTTCTCGACGCGAACCCGCTCGCGCCGGGACACACGCTCGTGATTCCGAAAGACGAGTACACACGTATCGACGACCTGCCAGCGGACGTGGCACGGGAGCTGTTCGCGACGGTCCACCGGCTCGTGCCGGCGGTCGAAGACGCCGTCGACGCCGACGCCACGACGGTCGGGTTCAACAACGGGACGGCTGCTGGCCAGGAGGTCGACCACGTCCACTGTCACATCGTTCCTCGATTCGAGGACGACGCTGGCGGCACGCTACACAGCGCCCTGGGCGGGCCCACAGAGCTCGCCGACGACGACCGCGAGTCGATCGCCGCCGACATCGAGTCTCGAGTGTGA
- a CDS encoding uracil-DNA glycosylase: MPEFPTERHVVESDCARCPSLSDARECISWGTGDPDADVLVVGEAPGYGNPDADRWRGGNWTGMAYTSRHSGRRIRELLTATGYAADAYYTNAVKCFPADPDDPATNREPTDEERSNCRRHLLAELETVAPVVVLATGKHATTTILEAEGRSLDGFLEAVLEPVRCDDLGVWLVPILHPSYQDVWLARLEYDSEEYVTAIEETLANCLVQPVPREHGPDHVSG; encoded by the coding sequence GTGCCCGAGTTTCCGACCGAACGCCACGTGGTAGAGTCCGACTGTGCTCGCTGTCCGTCTCTCAGCGACGCTCGCGAGTGCATCTCCTGGGGTACCGGCGATCCGGACGCGGACGTCCTGGTCGTCGGCGAGGCTCCCGGCTACGGAAATCCCGACGCCGACCGCTGGCGCGGCGGCAACTGGACCGGAATGGCCTACACCTCGAGACACTCCGGCCGTCGCATCCGCGAGTTGCTCACAGCGACCGGCTACGCCGCGGACGCCTACTACACGAACGCGGTGAAGTGCTTTCCTGCCGATCCGGACGATCCGGCGACGAATCGCGAACCGACCGACGAAGAACGGTCGAACTGCCGTCGGCACCTGCTCGCCGAACTCGAGACCGTCGCCCCCGTCGTCGTCCTCGCGACGGGCAAACACGCCACGACGACGATACTCGAAGCGGAGGGGCGATCGCTCGATGGCTTTCTCGAGGCCGTCCTCGAGCCGGTTCGCTGTGACGACCTCGGCGTCTGGCTCGTCCCGATCCTGCATCCGTCCTACCAGGACGTCTGGCTCGCCAGGCTGGAGTACGACTCCGAGGAGTACGTGACGGCGATCGAAGAGACGCTCGCGAACTGTCTCGTGCAGCCGGTCCCACGCGAGCACGGTCCGGACCACGTTTCCGGTTAG
- the ligA gene encoding NAD-dependent DNA ligase LigA, which yields MSLADENADENPYLREPPTDFEPLEELTEEDAREQIELLREAIREHDRRYYVENDPVIADRTYDALFARLQDLEEAFDLAHPDSPTRRVGGDPIEAFETVEHVAPMLSIEGSGEADDVREFDERVRREVGEVEYVCEPKFDGVSMEFVYEDGSLERAVTRGDGHEGDDVTPNARTIGSVPGRLHGDHPDFLAVRGEVYMPKDAFQAHNRERVERGEDPFANPRNATAGTIRQLDPAVVADRPLEVFFFDVLEASDLEDSHRGELERFPAWGLRVNERVEVVDGVDEAIDYRDRLLEERDDLDYEIDGVVIKVDDRSARKELGRTARHDRWAFAYKFPARSEVTRIADVAVQVGRTGRVTPVALLEPVDVGGVTVSRASLHNPEEIAAKNVDVGDTVRVKRAGDVIPYVEEVIEKGSEGHYELPESCPVCDSQIERDGPMAFCTGGLACDAQRRRSIEYYAGDDGLDLEGLGEKSVRQLVDAGLVETVADLYGLEREELVELEGWGETSATNLLAEIEDSREPPLADFLSALGIPQVGPATARELAAEFGTVEAVRETALEEPERLEAVDDVGETVARTIHDFFASEANAAVVDDVLECVSPRETDRAGGDELEGLTFVFTGSLSGMTRAEAQETVEAHGGSATGSVSGNTDYLVVGENPGTRKREDAAEYDVETLEEDEFRALLEREGVAVGVD from the coding sequence ATGTCTCTCGCCGACGAGAACGCGGACGAGAACCCGTACCTCAGGGAGCCACCCACCGACTTCGAGCCGCTCGAGGAGCTCACCGAAGAGGACGCCCGCGAGCAGATCGAACTGTTGCGGGAGGCAATCCGCGAGCACGACCGCCGGTACTACGTCGAGAACGATCCCGTAATCGCCGACCGGACCTACGACGCGCTGTTTGCCCGCCTGCAGGACCTCGAGGAGGCGTTCGACCTCGCTCACCCCGACAGCCCCACCAGACGCGTCGGCGGCGACCCCATCGAGGCGTTCGAGACCGTCGAGCACGTCGCGCCGATGCTCTCGATCGAAGGAAGCGGTGAGGCCGATGACGTCCGGGAGTTCGACGAGCGCGTACGTCGCGAGGTCGGCGAGGTCGAGTACGTCTGTGAACCCAAGTTCGACGGCGTCTCGATGGAGTTCGTCTACGAGGACGGCTCGCTCGAGCGGGCGGTCACCCGCGGCGACGGCCACGAGGGCGACGACGTCACGCCGAACGCCCGCACCATCGGCTCCGTTCCGGGGCGGCTCCACGGCGACCACCCCGACTTCCTCGCGGTGCGTGGCGAAGTATACATGCCCAAAGATGCCTTCCAGGCCCACAACCGCGAGCGGGTCGAACGCGGCGAGGACCCCTTCGCTAACCCCCGGAACGCAACCGCGGGAACCATCCGCCAGCTCGATCCCGCGGTCGTCGCTGACCGCCCCCTCGAGGTCTTTTTCTTCGACGTGCTCGAGGCGAGCGACCTCGAGGACAGCCACCGCGGGGAACTCGAGCGGTTCCCGGCGTGGGGGCTCCGGGTGAACGAGCGGGTCGAGGTGGTAGACGGCGTCGACGAGGCCATCGACTACCGCGACCGGCTGCTCGAGGAGCGTGACGACCTCGACTACGAGATCGACGGCGTCGTGATCAAAGTCGACGATCGGTCGGCTCGCAAGGAACTCGGACGCACCGCGAGACACGACCGCTGGGCGTTCGCCTACAAGTTCCCCGCCCGCAGCGAGGTGACGCGGATCGCCGACGTCGCGGTACAGGTCGGTCGAACGGGCCGGGTGACCCCCGTCGCCTTGCTCGAGCCGGTCGACGTCGGCGGCGTCACGGTCTCGCGGGCGAGCCTGCACAACCCCGAGGAAATCGCCGCGAAGAACGTCGACGTCGGCGACACCGTCCGCGTAAAGCGGGCCGGCGACGTCATCCCCTACGTCGAGGAGGTGATCGAGAAGGGAAGCGAGGGCCACTACGAACTGCCCGAGAGCTGTCCCGTCTGTGACAGCCAGATCGAACGCGACGGGCCGATGGCTTTCTGTACCGGCGGGCTGGCCTGTGACGCCCAGCGTCGGCGCTCGATCGAGTACTACGCCGGCGACGACGGCCTCGACCTCGAGGGACTCGGTGAGAAGAGCGTCCGCCAGCTCGTCGACGCGGGGCTTGTCGAGACCGTCGCAGATCTCTACGGCCTCGAGCGCGAGGAGCTGGTCGAACTCGAGGGCTGGGGCGAGACGAGCGCGACGAATCTGCTCGCAGAGATCGAGGACAGTCGCGAGCCCCCGCTCGCGGACTTTCTCTCCGCACTGGGCATCCCCCAGGTCGGGCCGGCGACGGCCCGGGAACTCGCCGCCGAGTTCGGGACGGTCGAGGCCGTCAGGGAAACGGCTCTCGAGGAACCCGAACGGCTCGAGGCCGTCGACGACGTCGGCGAGACCGTCGCCCGGACGATCCACGACTTCTTCGCGAGCGAGGCAAACGCCGCGGTCGTCGACGACGTTCTCGAGTGCGTCTCCCCCCGGGAAACGGACCGAGCGGGCGGCGACGAACTCGAGGGGCTGACGTTCGTGTTCACCGGGTCGCTGTCGGGCATGACCAGAGCCGAGGCCCAGGAGACGGTCGAGGCCCACGGCGGGTCGGCGACGGGAAGTGTCTCGGGCAATACGGACTACCTCGTCGTCGGCGAAAACCCCGGCACCAGAAAGCGCGAGGATGCGGCCGAATACGACGTCGAGACCCTCGAGGAAGACGAGTTCAGGGCACTGCTCGAGCGCGAGGGCGTCGCCGTCGGCGTCGACTGA
- the ileS gene encoding isoleucine--tRNA ligase — translation MSRFGEVDDQYDPHALEEAIFEYWDEVDAYEQTKAHRADGESFFFVDGPPYTSGSAHMGTTWNKTLKDVYIRYLRMCGYDVTDRPGYDMHGLPIETKVEEQLGFENKKDIEEFGEDAFIEECKAFAEEQLEGLQSDFKSFGVWMDWDDPYKTVSPEYMEAAWWGFSKAAERGLVEKGKRSISQCPRCETAIANNEVEYEDVEDPSIYVTFDLEDREGSLVIWTTTPWTIPANTFVAVDPELTYQGVRAEKDGEEDVLYVAEECVEGVLKAGRYDDYEIVEELPGEEMVGWAYEHPLAEEVPAHPDHEGALEVYGADYVEADRTGLVHSAPGHGEEDFERGRELGFPIFCPVAGDGSYTDEAGTYAGQFVKDADEEIIADLEAKGAMLSSGTVEHSYGHCWRCDTGILQIVTDQWFITITDVKDELLANIEDSEWYPDWARDNRFRDFVEEAPDWNVSRQRYWGIPLPIWTPEDRDDDEEMIVISDRAELAERVDQAVDPETVDLHKDTVDELTITEAGTTYTRVPDVFDVWFDSSVASLGTLDFPEDDSRFDELWPADFILEAHDQTRGWFWSQLGMGTAALGEIPYDTVLMHGHALDEDGRKMSKSVGNVVEPGEAISRHGSDPMRLFLLSANPQGEDMRFSWDEMATMENNLRTLWNVFRFPLPYMRLDGFDPSETDLATVDDDLELVDEWVLARLQSTKAEMTEAMEEFHQDKALEALLEFVLEDVSRFYVQAVRERMWEEEDSASKEAAYATIYRVLREVVALLAPFAPFVSEEIYGTLTGEAEHPTVHMCDWPEREEYWTDEQLEDDVALLRAIEEAGANARQQAGRKLRWPVQRIVVAADDDRVVEAISRHEALLADRLNAREIELVEPGERWGELAYSAEADMSELGPAFGDRAGEVMNALNEARIEEPTLDSLEDAVDEELEEEMVSFVTETPADVAGAAFGLNGDDRGVVYVDASLTEDVESEGYAREVIRRVQEMRKELDLDVEERIALELEIDDDRVASLVDDREELIREEVRADEVGTVEDGHRKEWAVEGVTIELAIAPRAESTV, via the coding sequence ATGAGCAGGTTCGGCGAGGTCGACGACCAGTACGACCCACACGCACTCGAGGAGGCGATCTTCGAGTACTGGGACGAGGTCGACGCCTACGAGCAGACGAAAGCACACCGCGCAGACGGCGAATCGTTTTTCTTCGTCGACGGGCCGCCGTACACCTCTGGGTCGGCCCACATGGGGACGACCTGGAACAAGACGCTGAAAGACGTCTACATCCGCTACCTTCGAATGTGCGGCTACGACGTCACCGACCGACCCGGCTACGACATGCACGGGCTGCCGATCGAGACGAAAGTCGAGGAGCAACTCGGCTTCGAGAACAAGAAAGACATCGAGGAGTTCGGTGAGGACGCCTTCATCGAGGAGTGCAAGGCCTTCGCCGAGGAGCAACTCGAGGGGCTCCAGTCCGATTTCAAGTCCTTCGGCGTCTGGATGGACTGGGACGACCCCTACAAGACGGTCTCGCCGGAGTACATGGAGGCGGCCTGGTGGGGCTTTTCGAAGGCGGCCGAACGCGGGCTCGTCGAGAAAGGGAAACGGTCGATCTCGCAGTGTCCCCGATGTGAGACGGCGATCGCGAACAACGAGGTCGAGTACGAGGACGTCGAGGACCCCTCGATCTACGTGACGTTCGATCTCGAGGACCGCGAGGGGTCGCTGGTCATCTGGACGACCACCCCGTGGACGATCCCGGCGAACACCTTCGTCGCGGTCGACCCCGAGCTCACGTACCAGGGCGTCCGCGCCGAGAAAGACGGCGAGGAAGACGTGCTCTACGTCGCCGAGGAGTGTGTCGAAGGCGTGTTGAAAGCGGGGCGGTACGACGACTACGAGATCGTCGAGGAACTGCCCGGCGAGGAGATGGTCGGCTGGGCCTACGAGCACCCGCTGGCCGAGGAGGTGCCCGCGCATCCGGACCACGAGGGCGCACTCGAGGTCTACGGGGCCGACTACGTCGAGGCCGATCGCACGGGTCTGGTTCACTCTGCGCCCGGCCACGGTGAGGAGGACTTCGAGCGCGGCCGCGAGCTCGGGTTCCCGATCTTCTGTCCCGTCGCTGGCGACGGCAGCTACACCGACGAGGCGGGTACGTACGCCGGCCAGTTCGTCAAAGACGCCGACGAGGAGATCATCGCCGACCTCGAGGCGAAGGGTGCGATGCTCTCCTCGGGAACGGTCGAGCACAGCTACGGCCACTGCTGGCGGTGTGACACGGGCATCCTCCAGATCGTCACCGACCAGTGGTTCATCACGATCACGGACGTCAAGGACGAACTGCTCGCGAACATCGAGGACAGCGAGTGGTACCCCGACTGGGCCCGTGACAACCGCTTCCGGGACTTCGTCGAGGAGGCCCCCGACTGGAACGTCTCCCGGCAACGCTACTGGGGCATCCCGCTGCCGATCTGGACGCCCGAAGACCGGGACGACGACGAGGAGATGATCGTCATCAGCGATCGGGCGGAACTCGCTGAACGGGTCGATCAGGCGGTCGACCCCGAGACCGTCGACCTCCACAAGGACACCGTCGACGAGCTGACGATCACCGAAGCCGGCACCACCTACACCCGCGTCCCCGACGTCTTCGACGTCTGGTTCGACTCCTCGGTCGCCTCGCTTGGCACGCTCGATTTCCCCGAGGACGACAGCCGGTTCGACGAGCTCTGGCCTGCGGACTTCATCCTCGAGGCTCACGACCAGACCCGTGGCTGGTTCTGGTCCCAGCTGGGGATGGGTACCGCCGCGCTGGGCGAGATCCCCTACGACACGGTGCTCATGCACGGCCACGCCTTAGACGAGGACGGCCGCAAGATGTCCAAATCCGTCGGCAACGTCGTCGAACCCGGCGAGGCGATTTCCCGCCACGGCTCGGACCCGATGCGGCTGTTCCTGCTGTCGGCGAACCCCCAGGGTGAGGACATGCGTTTCTCCTGGGACGAGATGGCGACGATGGAGAACAACCTCCGGACGCTGTGGAACGTCTTCCGGTTTCCGCTGCCGTACATGCGCTTAGACGGCTTCGACCCGTCCGAGACGGACCTCGCGACCGTCGACGACGACCTCGAACTCGTCGACGAGTGGGTGCTCGCGCGCCTGCAGTCGACGAAAGCCGAGATGACAGAAGCGATGGAGGAGTTCCACCAGGACAAGGCCTTGGAGGCCTTGCTCGAGTTCGTCCTCGAGGACGTCTCCCGCTTTTACGTCCAGGCGGTCCGGGAACGCATGTGGGAAGAAGAAGACAGCGCCTCGAAGGAGGCCGCATACGCGACGATCTACCGGGTCCTCCGCGAGGTCGTCGCCCTGCTCGCGCCGTTTGCCCCCTTCGTCAGCGAGGAGATCTACGGGACGCTGACTGGCGAGGCCGAACATCCGACGGTCCACATGTGTGACTGGCCCGAACGCGAGGAGTACTGGACCGACGAACAGCTCGAGGACGACGTCGCCCTCCTGCGAGCGATCGAGGAAGCCGGTGCGAACGCCCGCCAGCAGGCCGGCCGCAAACTGCGCTGGCCGGTCCAACGCATCGTGGTCGCGGCGGACGACGACCGGGTCGTCGAGGCGATCTCCCGCCACGAGGCCTTACTCGCCGACCGGCTCAACGCCCGCGAGATCGAACTCGTCGAACCCGGCGAGCGCTGGGGCGAACTCGCCTACAGCGCAGAAGCCGACATGAGCGAACTCGGCCCCGCCTTCGGCGACCGCGCCGGCGAAGTGATGAACGCGCTCAACGAGGCACGCATCGAGGAGCCGACGCTTGACTCGCTCGAGGACGCCGTCGACGAGGAGCTCGAGGAGGAGATGGTGTCGTTCGTCACCGAGACGCCCGCGGACGTCGCGGGTGCGGCGTTCGGTCTGAACGGGGACGACCGGGGCGTCGTCTACGTCGACGCCTCGCTCACGGAGGACGTCGAGAGCGAGGGCTACGCCCGCGAGGTCATCCGGCGCGTCCAGGAGATGCGCAAAGAGCTCGACCTGGACGTCGAAGAACGGATCGCACTCGAACTCGAGATCGACGACGACCGCGTCGCCTCGCTGGTCGACGACCGCGAGGAACTGATCCGCGAGGAGGTCAGAGCCGACGAGGTCGGCACCGTCGAGGACGGCCACCGAAAGGAGTGGGCGGTCGAAGGCGTCACGATCGAACTCGCAATCGCCCCTCGTGCGGAGTCGACGGTGTGA
- a CDS encoding PH domain-containing protein, with amino-acid sequence MATETSPDWVHLGNGEDVVWESRPHPVAMGRRLLVGAALVLVGVPLLVWGVTEGRTILTAAGIVLAVAGTGLLAVLYLFWTHTRYVITSSELYEKRGVVTHDVTQFRLNRVQNTTLRQSALGRLLGYGDLTVYTAGSGDPELTFERLPRPHRASIILSEQLDGVDATRTTP; translated from the coding sequence ATGGCAACCGAGACGAGTCCGGACTGGGTCCATCTGGGGAACGGGGAGGACGTCGTCTGGGAGAGCCGTCCGCATCCGGTTGCGATGGGGCGACGGTTACTCGTCGGTGCCGCTCTCGTCCTCGTCGGCGTCCCGCTGCTCGTCTGGGGCGTCACCGAGGGCCGGACGATCCTGACGGCCGCAGGGATCGTTCTCGCGGTCGCCGGAACGGGGCTGCTCGCCGTGTTGTACCTGTTCTGGACCCACACGCGGTACGTGATCACCTCGTCGGAGCTGTACGAGAAACGCGGCGTCGTCACCCACGACGTCACGCAGTTTCGTCTCAATCGCGTCCAGAACACCACGTTACGTCAGTCGGCGCTCGGCCGGCTGCTCGGATACGGCGACCTGACCGTCTACACTGCCGGTTCCGGCGATCCGGAACTCACGTTCGAGCGACTGCCACGGCCACACCGTGCGAGTATCATCCTCTCGGAACAACTCGACGGCGTCGACGCCACGCGGACGACGCCGTGA
- the lipA gene encoding lipoyl synthase: MSRSRKPDWLKSRPPSGREFAGIRETLRDHDLHTVCEEANCPNLGECWSGRGDDGGGTATFMLMGDRCSRACNFCDVKTGGMEPLDPDEPANVAEAIAEIGLDYVVLTSVDRDDLPDQGAGHFAETIREIKARHPGILVEVLIPDFQGEERLVRKIIDAGPDVIAHNVETVRRLQFPVRDRRAGYEQSLSVLDQVDRESDIYTKTSIMLGHGEYDHEVYQTLADCREHGVDVVTLGQYLRPSRDHLEVRRYDHPDKYETWRRVAEEELGFLYCASGPMVRSSYKAGELFVDAVLREGKSLEEARKAARTA; encoded by the coding sequence ATGAGCCGCTCGCGAAAGCCCGACTGGCTGAAGAGCCGTCCGCCGTCGGGCCGGGAGTTCGCCGGCATCCGCGAGACGCTTCGCGATCACGATCTCCACACCGTCTGTGAGGAAGCGAACTGCCCGAACCTGGGCGAGTGCTGGTCGGGTCGGGGCGACGACGGCGGCGGCACCGCCACGTTCATGTTGATGGGCGATCGCTGTTCTCGAGCCTGTAACTTCTGTGATGTGAAGACGGGCGGAATGGAACCGCTCGATCCCGACGAGCCCGCAAACGTCGCCGAGGCGATCGCCGAGATCGGCCTCGATTACGTCGTCCTGACGAGCGTCGACCGCGACGACCTGCCCGACCAGGGAGCGGGTCACTTCGCCGAGACGATCCGTGAGATCAAGGCCCGACATCCGGGCATCCTCGTGGAGGTCCTCATTCCGGACTTCCAGGGCGAGGAACGGCTCGTCCGAAAGATAATCGACGCCGGCCCCGACGTCATCGCCCACAACGTCGAGACCGTACGACGACTGCAGTTTCCCGTCCGGGACCGCCGTGCGGGCTACGAACAGAGCCTCTCGGTGCTCGACCAGGTCGATCGCGAATCCGACATCTACACGAAGACCTCGATCATGCTCGGCCACGGCGAGTACGACCACGAGGTCTACCAGACGCTTGCGGACTGTCGGGAACACGGCGTCGACGTCGTCACGCTGGGTCAGTATCTCCGGCCCTCGCGAGACCACCTCGAGGTCCGGCGCTACGACCACCCCGACAAGTACGAGACCTGGCGACGCGTCGCCGAGGAGGAACTCGGCTTTCTGTACTGTGCCAGTGGCCCGATGGTCCGGTCGTCGTACAAGGCCGGCGAACTCTTCGTCGACGCGGTACTCAGGGAGGGGAAGAGTCTCGAGGAAGCGAGGAAGGCGGCGCGAACAGCGTGA
- a CDS encoding HalOD1 output domain-containing protein has product MSNRRDLIVDVLEAVAEADRVAVEELSITLADHVDPEVLVALSAMDEGNWEFTFELEDHEVTITSDGQLFVDGVLCRTDLPVKRRSP; this is encoded by the coding sequence ATGAGTAACCGTCGCGATCTCATCGTTGACGTTCTCGAGGCGGTCGCCGAGGCCGATCGCGTCGCCGTCGAGGAGCTTTCGATTACGCTCGCTGATCACGTCGATCCGGAGGTGCTTGTGGCGCTGTCGGCGATGGACGAGGGGAACTGGGAGTTCACGTTCGAACTCGAAGACCACGAGGTGACGATCACGAGCGACGGCCAGCTGTTCGTCGACGGGGTTCTCTGTCGGACCGATCTCCCGGTGAAACGCCGGTCGCCGTGA
- a CDS encoding DUF7344 domain-containing protein, giving the protein MTVEPSRDGRRVAERWNRVFEVLSAEPRRQLLTTLADAPAGRHVSLPDAAVPPNGSVDHDRIRIHLRHRHLPMLADGGFVEWKRDPFRAWRGPTFDQAAVVLESLYARADVVPDPLVEGCHRLEEERRNDE; this is encoded by the coding sequence ATGACAGTGGAGCCATCCCGGGACGGACGACGGGTCGCCGAGCGGTGGAACCGGGTTTTCGAGGTTCTCTCGGCGGAACCCCGTCGCCAGCTACTCACCACGCTCGCGGATGCACCGGCCGGCAGACACGTCTCGCTTCCCGACGCGGCAGTGCCCCCAAACGGCTCCGTCGATCACGACCGCATTCGGATCCACCTGCGTCACCGCCACCTCCCGATGCTCGCCGACGGCGGGTTCGTCGAGTGGAAGCGTGACCCGTTCCGTGCCTGGCGCGGTCCGACGTTCGATCAGGCGGCCGTCGTCCTCGAGTCGCTCTATGCGCGGGCGGACGTGGTCCCGGATCCGCTGGTAGAAGGCTGTCATCGTCTCGAGGAGGAGCGCCGGAACGATGAGTAA